From Magnolia sinica isolate HGM2019 chromosome 13, MsV1, whole genome shotgun sequence, one genomic window encodes:
- the LOC131223044 gene encoding protein NRT1/ PTR FAMILY 1.2-like isoform X2 has protein sequence MILLWLSAMLPGTKPPACHYPSKDCKSATHSQIALLFSAFALMSIGAGGIRPCSLAFGADQLDRPQNPNNARVLQSFFNWYYASVGVSIMLSVTVIVYIQDNKGWTVGFGVPTILMFFSSLLFFLGSPFYVKAKAHKSLFTGFAQVITVAVKNRRLDFPPMEVDGWYHHSKGSDLVAPTNKLRFLNKACIIRNPEKDIKADGSAENPWNLCTVEQVEDLKSLMKLIPIWSSGIMIAVTINQHSFPVLLAKTMDRHIGPKFQIPAGSYSVFAILTLTIWVAIYDRIVVPLLARVTGIPRGIGHKQRMGIGLLISCAATAVAAMVESARRRTAIRQGFADQGLAVVNMSAMWLVPQHCLTGLAEAFNAIGQIEFYYSELPKTMSSIGIALFSLGMGVGNLCGSLIIGIVNDVTKGGSHDSWVSNNPNKGHFDYYYWVLTILSFINFFYFIFCGWIYGPYKADGTKVLDDKEDEIIVEELSKSRELAVII, from the exons ATGATTCTACTATGGTTGAGTGCGATGCTTCCAGGAACAAAACCACCCGCATGCCACTATCCATCCAAAGACTGCAAATCGGCAACACATTCCCAAATTGCCCTCCTGTTTTCTGCTTTTGCACTCATGTCTATCGGAGCTGGAGGGATCCGGCCTTGTTCCTTGGCCTTTGGTGCAGATCAGCTGGACCGACCACAAAACCCCAACAACGCCAGGGTTTTGCAGAGTTTCTTCAACTGGTACTACGCGTCGGTTGGTGTATCTATCATGCTTTCTGTGACTGTGATCGTCTACATTCAAGACAACaagggatggacggtgggatTTGGAGTACCTACCATTCTCATGttcttctcttcccttctctTCTTCTTGGGCTCTCCTTTCTATGTCAAAGCCAAGGCCCACAAGAGCTTGTTTACTGGATTTGCACAAGTGATCACCGTTGCTGTTAAGAATAGACGGCTGGATTTCCCCCCCATGGAAGTCGACGGATGGTATCACCACTCCAAGGGGTCAGATCTTGTGGCCCCCACCAACAAACTAAG GTTCCTCAACAAAGCTTGCATCATTAGAAATCCAGAGAAGGACATAAAAGCTGATGGATCAGCTGAAAATCCCTGGAACTTATGCACGGTTGAGCAAGTTGAAGATCTGAAATCACTGATGAAGCTAATCCCCATATGGTCCAGTGGCATCATGATAGCTGTGACTATCAACCAGCACTCATTTCCTGTACTCCTGGCTAAAACCATGGACCGCCACATTGGACCCAAGTTCCAAATCCCAGCTGGATCCTACAGCGTATTCGCCATCCTCACCCTAACGATATGGGTCGCCATCTACGACCGCATTGTTGTCCCCTTACTAGCTCGTGTCACAGGCATACCACGCGGCATTGGCCACAAGCAGCGCATGGGAATTGGACTACTAATCTCATGCGCCGCGACCGCAGTTGCAGCCATGGTGGAGTCCGCCCGGAGGCGGACCGCGATTCGGCAAGGGTTCGCGGATCAAGGACTAGCCGTGGTTAACATGTCAGCTATGTGGCTAGTTCCACAGCATTGCCTGACTGGGTTAGCTGAAGCTTTTAATGCAATTGGGCAGATTGAATTTTACTACTCTGAGCTTCCAAAGACAATGTCTAGCATTGGAATAGCTCTATTTTCACTGGGGATGGGTGTTGGGAACTTGTGTGGTAGTCTTATTATAGGGATAGTGAATGATGTTACTAAAGGGGGGTCACATGATAGCTGGGTTTCTAATAACCCTAACAAGGGCCACTTTGATTATTACTATTGGGTTCTTACTATCTTgagttttattaattttttttattttattttttgtgggtGGATTTATGGACCTTATAAGGCTGATGGAACTAAGGTTTTGGATGATAAGGAAGATGAGATTATAGTAGAAGAATTGTCTAAGTCTAGGGAACTAGCTGTTATTATTTGA